One Candidatus Nealsonbacteria bacterium CG07_land_8_20_14_0_80_39_13 genomic region harbors:
- a CDS encoding radical SAM protein, with protein sequence MNMEKTIKIAWWGLHFGEEEPFVEKKGAGTIFFTGCNLRCVYCQNYQISQQGIGKNYSLPELIEIMLKLQEMGALNIDLVTPTIWAKQIKEAIIEAKKGGLTIPILWNSNAYEDVEMLKEFEGLVDIYLPDFKYSDDELGFRYSGIKNYSKKASEAIREMHRQVGNLKLDEKGIAQKGIVVRHLILPNNIENSLKVLECIKDIDNNIYISLMSQYEPIHKAKDLPELNRIITKKELGKVFDRLVELGFENGWVQDIESHSDFLPDFTKENPFKK encoded by the coding sequence ATGAATATGGAGAAAACAATAAAAATTGCTTGGTGGGGACTGCATTTCGGCGAAGAAGAGCCGTTTGTTGAGAAAAAAGGCGCCGGCACGATTTTTTTTACCGGCTGTAATCTGCGATGCGTCTATTGCCAAAATTACCAAATCTCCCAGCAGGGAATCGGCAAAAACTACAGTTTACCGGAACTGATAGAAATAATGCTCAAACTTCAGGAGATGGGCGCTTTGAATATTGATCTGGTCACTCCGACAATTTGGGCAAAACAAATAAAGGAGGCGATTATAGAAGCCAAAAAAGGGGGACTAACTATTCCCATTCTTTGGAATTCCAACGCTTACGAGGATGTTGAAATGCTTAAGGAATTTGAAGGCTTGGTGGATATTTATCTTCCTGACTTCAAATACAGCGACGATGAATTGGGATTCAGATATTCAGGAATAAAAAATTATTCCAAAAAAGCGAGCGAGGCAATCAGGGAAATGCATCGCCAAGTCGGCAATTTGAAATTAGACGAAAAGGGGATAGCTCAAAAGGGCATTGTGGTCAGGCATTTGATTTTACCAAATAATATTGAAAACAGCTTAAAAGTATTAGAATGTATCAAGGATATTGATAATAATATTTACATCAGCTTAATGAGCCAATACGAACCGATTCATAAAGCAAAAGATCTTCCGGAATTAAACAGAATTATAACTAAAAAGGAATTAGGCAAGGTTTTCGACCGTCTGGTTGAGCTGGGATTTGAGAACGGCTGGGTTCAGGACATAGAAAGCCATTCCGATTTCCTCCCTGATTTCACCAAAGAAAACCCCTTTAAAAAATGA
- a CDS encoding peptidase U32 codes for MNKYKRPEIMSPIGDWAGLEACKDYADAVYFGVSDLSMRARANFLKLRDLGKFTKKCRDYKLKNYLTLNSTLYNKDIKEAEKIVKAAKAEGVDSLIVWDPATIEIARKENMNFTISTQANISNWKTAEFYKKLDAKRIVLARELNLKQIKEIKDKVSIEIETFVHGAMCLAISGRCIISAYIFGKSANCGYCSQPCRKEWFLSDKEGNKISNEGKYFLNSKDLCMIEYIPELIKAGIDSFKIEGRKRDPKYVETTARCYKEAVDSFFEGTFTDEKAKEWKKELEKSYNRGFSTGFYFGVPGKEGINYDKADNVSLFKKEMVGKVVHYYPKAKAVSIKAMRDIKIGNTLIIEGEKTFLEQKIDSMQINGKDIKKAKKGEEFAIKTEKSAKKNDNVFMVVKRDVLE; via the coding sequence ATGAATAAATATAAGAGGCCGGAGATAATGAGCCCTATAGGGGATTGGGCCGGATTGGAAGCCTGCAAAGACTACGCTGACGCAGTCTATTTTGGCGTTTCTGATTTAAGTATGAGAGCAAGGGCTAATTTTTTGAAACTTAGAGACTTGGGTAAATTTACAAAAAAGTGCCGTGACTATAAATTAAAAAACTACCTAACTCTAAATTCCACACTTTATAATAAAGACATTAAGGAAGCGGAAAAAATAGTCAAAGCAGCTAAGGCGGAGGGCGTTGACTCTTTGATTGTCTGGGACCCGGCAACTATAGAAATTGCCAGAAAAGAAAATATGAACTTCACTATCTCAACCCAAGCCAATATCTCAAATTGGAAAACCGCTGAATTTTACAAAAAACTTGACGCCAAACGGATTGTCCTGGCAAGAGAACTTAATCTTAAACAAATCAAAGAAATCAAAGACAAGGTTAGCATTGAAATTGAAACCTTTGTCCATGGGGCAATGTGCCTGGCAATTTCCGGAAGATGCATTATTTCAGCTTACATTTTCGGAAAATCAGCCAACTGCGGATATTGCTCCCAGCCCTGCAGAAAAGAATGGTTTTTGTCAGACAAGGAAGGAAACAAGATATCCAACGAAGGAAAATACTTTCTTAATTCAAAAGACCTTTGCATGATTGAATATATTCCGGAATTGATAAAAGCCGGCATTGATTCTTTTAAAATAGAAGGAAGAAAGAGAGACCCGAAATATGTAGAAACAACCGCCAGATGCTACAAAGAAGCCGTTGATTCTTTTTTTGAAGGAACTTTCACGGACGAGAAAGCCAAGGAATGGAAGAAGGAATTGGAGAAGTCTTATAACAGGGGATTCTCAACGGGATTTTATTTCGGCGTTCCCGGAAAAGAAGGGATAAACTACGACAAAGCTGATAATGTTTCTTTGTTCAAAAAAGAAATGGTGGGAAAAGTCGTCCATTACTACCCCAAGGCAAAGGCCGTCTCCATAAAAGCGATGAGAGATATAAAAATAGGAAATACCTTAATAATAGAAGGGGAGAAAACCTTTTTGGAGCAAAAAATTGATTCCATGCAAATTAACGGAAAAGACATCAAGAAAGCCAAAAAGGGAGAAGAATTCGCCATAAAAACAGAAAAGTCAGCCAAAAAAAATGATAATGTTTTTATGGTCGTAAAAAGAGATGTTTTGGAATAA
- the mrdA gene encoding penicillin-binding protein 2, which produces MFWNNKKNRIKLGFSEDIEPQDILLDSLAQKKEEELGISEKKFEVPVLKMAIKGLWGFSIFILLLLFAKTFQLQVLEHEKYSAMAEDNKFIITQIKSERGVIYDKDMKQLAFNKFSFDLICLKKDIPQEESEKQRVFNEVSRILKINPEELKSKIEKNKEKNVLVSANMGHQDLIILETKIQELPGFEIRNNETREYKDGPIFSHLMGYLGKITPEELKTQNGYSMADWIGKDGVEKEYEEILKKKSGEKRTERDVMGNIISEETISVAESGDNLVLWLDSGLQEKIAEELKKGIEQVGSKMGVAVAMNPKTGGILSLVNIPSFDNNLFSKGADPKKLKELLSDKDYPLFNRVISGNYAVGSTIKPLVATAALEEKIISPNKNINCQGLIEIVSKYDPENIQYFRDWATHGPTNMRKAIAESCNVYFYTIGGGYGNQSGLGPTRIKKFLELFGWGKETNVDLPGEGKGLMPSPEWKKTNKRMVWTDGDTYNFSIGQGYLLATPIQVVTAISAVANGGKLLQPQTVKAIIDSDKKIIKEYEPKIIRENFVNPESLKIVKEGMREGVIYGSSALMNSLPVEVAAKTGTAQIPIEGHYNNWVSVFAPYDDPQIVLTLMVEDVRGMQAVAVPIANEILKWYFTQDKPLNK; this is translated from the coding sequence ATGTTTTGGAATAACAAAAAAAACAGAATCAAACTCGGCTTCAGCGAAGATATTGAACCGCAAGACATTTTGCTGGATTCTTTGGCTCAAAAAAAAGAAGAAGAATTGGGAATCTCGGAAAAGAAATTTGAAGTCCCTGTTTTAAAAATGGCCATCAAAGGGCTTTGGGGTTTCTCAATTTTCATACTCCTTCTCCTTTTCGCCAAGACTTTCCAGCTTCAGGTTTTAGAACACGAAAAATATTCTGCTATGGCCGAAGACAATAAATTCATCATCACTCAAATCAAGTCCGAAAGGGGAGTCATCTACGACAAAGATATGAAACAGCTGGCCTTTAATAAATTCAGTTTTGATTTGATCTGCCTGAAAAAAGACATCCCGCAGGAAGAATCAGAAAAACAAAGAGTTTTTAACGAAGTCTCCCGCATTTTAAAAATCAATCCGGAAGAACTGAAATCAAAAATTGAAAAAAACAAAGAGAAAAATGTTCTTGTTTCCGCTAACATGGGGCATCAAGATCTGATTATTTTGGAAACCAAAATTCAGGAACTCCCCGGATTTGAAATAAGAAATAATGAAACAAGGGAATACAAAGACGGCCCGATTTTCTCCCATCTCATGGGATACCTCGGAAAAATTACGCCGGAAGAACTTAAAACACAAAACGGATATTCAATGGCTGATTGGATCGGGAAGGACGGGGTTGAAAAAGAATACGAAGAAATTCTCAAGAAAAAATCAGGCGAAAAAAGAACAGAAAGAGATGTTATGGGAAATATAATTTCAGAAGAAACCATCTCCGTCGCCGAATCAGGAGATAACTTGGTCCTTTGGCTTGATTCCGGCCTGCAAGAAAAAATAGCTGAAGAATTAAAAAAGGGGATTGAACAAGTCGGAAGCAAAATGGGGGTAGCGGTGGCAATGAACCCGAAAACAGGAGGAATTCTCTCTCTGGTCAATATTCCTTCTTTTGACAACAATCTCTTCAGTAAAGGAGCTGACCCTAAAAAATTAAAAGAGCTCTTAAGCGACAAAGACTATCCTCTATTTAACAGAGTTATCAGCGGAAACTATGCTGTAGGTTCAACCATAAAACCTCTGGTTGCCACGGCCGCTTTGGAAGAAAAAATCATTTCCCCGAATAAAAACATTAATTGCCAAGGGCTTATTGAGATTGTCAGCAAATATGACCCGGAAAATATTCAATATTTCCGAGATTGGGCTACCCACGGCCCGACAAATATGAGAAAAGCTATCGCTGAATCATGCAACGTCTACTTCTATACCATCGGCGGTGGCTACGGAAACCAATCGGGATTAGGCCCGACAAGAATAAAAAAATTCCTGGAACTTTTCGGCTGGGGGAAAGAAACCAATGTTGATTTGCCGGGAGAAGGAAAGGGGCTTATGCCTTCGCCGGAATGGAAAAAAACAAATAAGAGAATGGTTTGGACAGACGGAGACACCTATAATTTTTCCATCGGCCAAGGCTATCTTCTGGCTACCCCTATTCAAGTTGTCACTGCCATCAGCGCTGTTGCCAACGGAGGCAAGCTTTTGCAGCCCCAAACCGTCAAAGCAATAATTGACAGCGATAAAAAAATAATCAAAGAATACGAACCGAAAATTATCAGGGAAAATTTCGTAAATCCGGAAAGCTTAAAAATCGTCAAAGAAGGAATGAGGGAAGGAGTTATTTACGGCTCTTCAGCTTTAATGAATTCCTTACCGGTGGAAGTGGCGGCCAAAACAGGAACAGCTCAAATTCCCATAGAAGGACACTACAATAACTGGGTTTCTGTTTTCGCCCCCTACGACGACCCCCAAATAGTCCTCACTCTTATGGTTGAAGACGTAAGGGGGATGCAGGCCGTGGCAGTTCCCATCGCCAACGAAATCTTGAAATGGTACTTTACTCAAGACAAACCCCTTAACAAATAA
- the lysS gene encoding lysine--tRNA ligase translates to MANVDELKEIRLKKLMALENAGISAYPNKTKRTHTCQQALDDFTEIVKSKKEIILVGRIKSLREHGGLCFADIEDGTGKIQVFLRKDRLGEKLYAFFLESFDIGDFIEIKGTLFITKRGEKTIEAADFKMLAKSLLPLPEKWRGLQDAEERYRKRYLDIIFNKEVKEKFELHAKIIREMRNFLEKQGFLEVETPVLQPIYGGASAKPFKTRHNALGMDFYLRISPELYLKRLLVAGFEKIYELGKCFRNEGMDRSHNPDFTMLEFYWAYSDCKDLMKFTEEFLSATVKKVFGKLEIEYESEKINFKTPWERIEYKDIFRKEFGIDYETVNRDSLAKEAEKHNIEIKKAMTKAEIADEMFKICRTRIKGPAFIINYPKGFFPLCKASEKNPEILESFQLIIAGFEIVKAFSELNNPIEQRKRFEEQENLFKEGMEEAQRIDEDFLEAMEHGMPPASGWGIGVDRFVSILTNSHSLKEAILFPAMRPKS, encoded by the coding sequence ATGGCAAATGTAGACGAATTAAAAGAAATAAGATTAAAAAAACTTATGGCGTTGGAAAACGCCGGAATTTCGGCTTATCCGAATAAGACGAAAAGGACGCATACTTGCCAACAGGCGCTTGATGATTTCACGGAAATAGTAAAATCGAAAAAAGAAATTATTCTTGTGGGAAGAATCAAATCCTTAAGGGAACACGGCGGATTATGTTTTGCCGACATTGAAGATGGAACCGGAAAAATTCAAGTTTTTTTAAGAAAAGACAGGCTCGGCGAAAAACTATACGCTTTCTTTTTGGAAAGCTTTGACATCGGCGATTTTATTGAAATAAAGGGAACCCTCTTCATCACCAAGAGGGGAGAAAAAACCATTGAAGCGGCTGATTTTAAAATGCTGGCCAAATCGCTTCTGCCTCTGCCGGAAAAATGGCGCGGACTACAAGACGCCGAAGAAAGATACCGCAAAAGATACTTGGATATTATTTTCAATAAAGAGGTCAAGGAAAAATTTGAACTCCACGCAAAAATAATAAGAGAAATGAGAAATTTTCTGGAGAAGCAAGGCTTTTTGGAAGTGGAAACCCCTGTTCTTCAGCCTATTTACGGCGGAGCTTCAGCTAAGCCTTTTAAAACCAGGCATAACGCTTTGGGCATGGATTTTTATCTGCGGATTTCTCCGGAGTTATATTTAAAACGGCTGCTTGTTGCCGGCTTTGAAAAAATTTATGAATTGGGAAAATGTTTCCGCAACGAAGGAATGGATCGCTCCCATAATCCTGATTTCACCATGCTTGAATTCTACTGGGCTTATTCTGACTGCAAAGATCTGATGAAATTTACGGAGGAATTTTTAAGCGCGACGGTTAAAAAAGTTTTCGGAAAATTGGAAATAGAATATGAAAGTGAAAAAATAAATTTCAAGACGCCTTGGGAGAGGATAGAATACAAAGACATCTTCAGAAAAGAATTTGGCATAGATTATGAAACTGTAAACAGGGACAGTCTGGCGAAAGAGGCGGAAAAACATAATATTGAGATAAAAAAAGCGATGACTAAGGCGGAAATAGCCGACGAGATGTTTAAAATCTGCCGGACGAGAATAAAGGGGCCTGCTTTTATCATAAATTACCCAAAGGGATTCTTCCCGTTATGCAAGGCATCTGAAAAAAATCCTGAAATTCTGGAAAGCTTCCAATTGATAATTGCCGGCTTTGAAATAGTTAAGGCCTTTTCCGAACTGAATAATCCCATTGAGCAAAGAAAGAGATTTGAAGAGCAAGAAAATCTATTTAAAGAAGGGATGGAGGAGGCTCAAAGAATTGACGAGGATTTTCTTGAGGCTATGGAGCATGGTATGCCTCCGGCTTCAGGTTGGGGAATAGGAGTGGATAGGTTTGTTTCAATCTTGACCAATTCGCACAGCTTGAAGGAGGCGATACTCTTCCCGGCAATGCGTCCAAAATCTTAA